One region of Agelaius phoeniceus isolate bAgePho1 chromosome 12, bAgePho1.hap1, whole genome shotgun sequence genomic DNA includes:
- the MTSS2 gene encoding protein MTSS 2 isoform X5: METAEKECGALGGLFQAIINDMKSSYPIWEDFNSKATKLHSQLRTTVLAAVAFLDAFQKVADMATNTRGATRDIGSALTRMCMRHRSIEAKLRQFTNALMESLINPLQDRIEDWKKTANQLDKDHAKEYKRARHEIKKKSSDTLKLQKKARKELLGKGDLQPQLDNALQDVNDMYLLLEETEKQAVRKALIEERGRFCTFITFLQPVVNGELTMLGEITHLQGIIEDLVVLTAEPHKLPPASEQVIKDLKGSDYSWSYQTPPSSPSSSSSRKSSMCSSVSSAKGGMAWPGGAQTCSPSSTYRYRSLAQPPAAATRLSSVSSHDSGFISQDAAYSKPPSPMPSDITSQKSSSSASSEASETCQSVSECSSPTSDWSKASPYDQPVVPTLQRRKDRVEHLREAEMGSPAGGYPGIGAEDAPRPRMSPATIAAKHGEEVSPAASDLAMVLTRGLSLEHQKSSRDSLQYSSGYSTQTTTPSCSEDTIPSQGSDYDCYSVNGDVECDPQSDFDKSSTIPRNSNIAQNYRRMIQTKRPASTAGLPSGTNLPAGTTPGVATIRRTPSTKPSVRRTLSNAGPIPIRPPIVPVKTPTVPDSPGYAGPTRVGSEECVFYADDASPNPLDFAKASPKRLSLPNTAWGGGAMEISVYPGASQHLSAEEEEDQQLAANRHSLVEKIGELVAGAHALGEGQFPFPTALVGSGPGEETPAPPPAASMDPPAEDMLVAIRRGVRLRRTVTNDRSAPRIS; encoded by the exons CCCCATATGGGAGGATTTCAACTCGAAGGCCACCAAGCTGCACTCCCAGCTCAG GACCACGGTGCTGGCCGCAGTTGCCTTCCTGGATGCCTTCCAGAAAGTGGCCGACATGGCCACCAACACCCGAG GTGCCACGAGGGACATCGGCTCAGCGCTGACCCGGATGTGCATGCGGCACCGCAGCATCGAGGCCAAGCTCCGGCAATTCACCAA tGCCCTCATGGAGAGCCTGATAAACCCTTTGCAGGACAGGATTGAGGACTGGAAGAAAACTGCCAATCAGCTGGACAAGGACCATGCGAAAG AGTACAAGCGAGCACGCCATGAGATCAAGAAAAAGTCCTCTGACACCCTCAAGCTCCAGAAAAAGGCTCGCAAAG AGCTACTTG GGAAGGGggacctgcagccccagctggacaaCGCGCTGCAGGACGTCAATGACATGtacctgctgctggaggagacgGAGAAGCAGGCGGTCCGCAAAGCCCTCATCGAGGAGCGGGGCCGCTTCTGCACCTTCATCAccttcctgcagcctgtggtg AACGGGGAGCTCACTATGCTGGGAGAGATCACCCACCTGCAGGGCATCATCGAGGACCTGGTGGTGCTCACCGCTGAGCCCCACAAGTTGCCCCCCGCCAGTGAGCAG GTGATCAAGGACCTGAAGGGCTCTGACTACAGCTGGTCCTACCAGACGCCCCCatcctcacccagcagctccagctcccgcAAGTCCAGCATGTGCAG CAGCGTTAGCAGTGCCAAGGGTGGCATGGCGTGGCCCGGCGGGGCTCAGACCTGCTCACCCAGTTCCACCTATCGCTACCGCAGCCTGGCGcagccccccgccgccgccacccgCCTCTCCAGCGTCTCCTCCCACGACTCCGGCTTCATCTCCCAGGACGCCGCTTATTCCAAACCACCTTCCCCCATGCCCTCGGACATCACCAGCCAG AAGTCCTCCAGCTCGGCGTCCTCAGAGGCATCCGAAACCTGCCAGTCAGTTAGCGAGTGCAGCTCCCCCACCTCG GACTGGTCCAAGGCCAGCCCCTATGACCAGCCGGTGGTCCCTACCCTGCAGCGGCGCAAGGACCGCGTGGAGCACCTGCGGGAGGCCGAGATGGGCTCTCCTGCCGGGGGGTACCCGGGCATCGGTGCCGAGGATGCTCCCAGGCCCCGGATGTCGCCGGCTACAATTGCTGCCAAG CATGGGGAGGAGGTGTCCCCTGCCGCCAGCGACCTGGCCATGGTCTTGACCCGTGGGCTGAGCTTGGAGCACCAGAAGAGCAGCCGGGACTCGCTGCAGTACTCCAGTGGCTACAGCACGCAGACCACCaccccctcctgctctgaggaCACCATCCCTTCCCAAG gctCCGACTACGACTGCTACTCGGTGAACGGTGACGTGGAGTGTGACCCGCAGAGCGATTTCGACAAGTCCTCCACCATCCCACGCAACAGCAACATCGCCCAGAACTACCGGCGGATGATCCAGACCAAGCGTCCCGCCTCCACCGCCGGGCTGCCCAGTGGCACCAACCTCCCAGCCGGCACCACCCCGGGGGTGGCCACCATCCGCCGCACGCCCTCCACCAAGCCCTCAGTCCGCCGTACGCTCTCCAACGCCGGCCCCATCCCTATCCGACCCCCCATCGTCCCCGTGAAGACCCCCACAGTGCCGGACTCCCCTGGCTACGCCGGCCCTACGCGGGTGGGCAGCGAAGAGTGCGTCTTCTATGCCGACGACGCCTCTCCGAACCCCCTGGATTTTGCCAAAGCTTCGCCCAAGAGGCTGAGCCTTCCCAACACCGCCTGGGGTGGCGGTGCCATGGAGATCTCTGTCTACCCCGGGGCCAGCCAGCACCTCTCcgctgaggaagaggaggaccAACAGTTGGCTGCCAACCGGCACAGTTTGGTGGAGAAGATTGGGGAGCTGGTGGCCGGCGCCCACGCCCTGGGGGAAGGCCAGTTCCCCTTCCCCACTGCCCTCGTGGGGTCCGGCCCCGGCGAGGAGAcccccgcgccgccccccgCGGCCTCCATGGACCCCCCGGCCGAAGACATGCTGGTGGCCATCCGGCGCGGGGTGCGGCTGCGCAGGACCGTCACCAACGACAGGTCGGCCCCGCGGATATCGTGA